A region from the Carassius carassius chromosome 33, fCarCar2.1, whole genome shotgun sequence genome encodes:
- the LOC132113462 gene encoding amyloid beta precursor protein binding family B member 2-like isoform X3, translating to MMSLQKPPLRRSASTVESTNHGGSLMTPPTSLNLHSSHNQQLSCNTIKEGVVTVSKETQGSKSRQKYVLTNIQKATGLRQNPASLNQSHSSFGRRPAPTKSASSSSLYCSSLSFSTSNPKLAKNGTNLQLKEEQLDLNKNDRNLARSSCDWLEGKDNQKNPTIRRRTKSFLEYHREEEAPNSPDKDTLPEEKHLLPKLEAQTWAKENHVEAHLTLPQNHLLLLASEEEEEEEESPRETLEVHQLDVWPNNERMSHVRDGTAESSGSLGRVRLQRSPLRLKLRRDETEESPEPSLRPEKQEEEEEEEEDSSWTTLSQESPSVETPQDTVVWEERPLAQDVSQEYLWRVSADSSPRDQPVAGDAHAAQEAELWVKRACLPVPCTKAQSERPSSIVSDSSVEPVPSSAASSASSSSLCYEAMGRAASLLNNNHLDLTETRESGARERRGERQMTRVSLGAQGGPYSFINHRAQVPSAPTDSVIPINDPDTQVFPVQYLGWLEVQDADVRSARSGAAVSDCIQQLHQRRETERRRTQMMLLVLQDTTLTLIHPADHTLLHSQPISCIRVWGVGRGFSRDFAYVACDKNSRVLKCHVFQCDSPAESVASSLKQICSKIMAERRSMGPVAGSSSQFSSDVPLRVEFPTPKTDLQHSFHVLYLGMTSVVRPIGMDMINGAIDSLMSSAGKEDWTPVLLNVADATITVVKEKEEEVIVECRVRFLSFMGVGRDVHTFAFIMDTGNQHFQCHVFWCEPNAGSVSEAVQSACVLRYQKCLGKSGSLTPPPSDSVTRRVTSSVKRGVQSIIDTLKKKPAPEVPHQ from the exons ATGATGTCACTGCAGAAGCCTCCGCTCAGACGCAGTGCATCGACTGTAGAATCAACCAATCACGGCGGCTCGCTGATGACTCCGCCCACCTCTCTCAACTTACACTCCTCCCACAACCAGCAGCTGAGCTGCAACACCATAAAGGAGGGCGTGGTCACCGTTTCCAAGGAAACGCAAGGCTCGAAGAGTCGTCAGAAATATGTGCTCACCAATATCCAAAAAGCGACAGGTTTGCGCCAAAACCCCGCCTCTTTAAACCAAAGCCACTCCTCCTTTGGCCGTAGACCCGCCCCGACGAAATCCGCCTCCTCTTCTTCTCTCTACTGCTCCTCGCTCTCCTTCTCCACCTCCAATCCCAAACTGGCCAAAAACGGCACGAACCTTCAGCTCAAAGAGGAGCAGCTGGACCTCAACAAGAACGACAGGAACCTGGCGAGGAGCAGCTGTGATTGGCTGGAGGGGAAGGACAACCAGAAGAACCCCACCATCAGGAGGAGGACCAAGAGCTTTCTAGAGTACCATCGAGAAGAGGAGGCCCCGAACAGCCCAGATAAAGACACGCTGCCCGAGGAGAAGCACCTCCTGCCCAAACTAGAGGCGCAGACGTGGGCTAAAGAGAACCACGTGGAGGCGCACCTCACCCTCCCCCAGAACCACCTGCTCCTGCTGGCCagcgaggaagaggaggaggaggaggagagtccTAGAGAGACGCTGGAGGTTCACCAGCTGGACGTCTGGCCCAACAACGAGCGCATGAGCCACGTCAGAGACGGGACGGCGGAAAGCAGCGGTTCTCTGGGAAGAGTGCGACTGCAGAGGAGTCCCTTACGCCTGAAGCTGAGACGAGATGAGACGGAGGAGTCGCCCGAACCCTCGCTGAGACCCGAGaaacaggaggaggaggaggaagaggaagaggactcCAGCTGGACCACGCTGTCACAGGAGAGCCCCTCTGTGGAGACGCCTCAGGACACAG ttgTTTGGGAAGAGCGTCCTCTGGCGCAGGACGTGTCTCAGGAGTATCTTTGGCGTGTTTCTGCTGATTCCTCTCCACGAGATCAGCCTGTGGCTGGCGACGCCCACGCTGCCCAGGAGGCGGAGCTTTGGGTGAAGAGGGCGTGTCTTCCTGTGCCCTGCACTAAAGCACAGAGTGAG cggcCCAGCAGTATCGTGTCGGACAGCTCTGTTGAACCCGTTCCTTCATCTGCAGCCTCTTCAGCCTCCTCTTCCTCACTGTGCTATGAGGCGATGGGACGCGCCGCCAGTCTCCTCAACAACAACCACCTG GACCTGACAGAGACACGCGAGTCCGGCGCAAGAGAGAGACGGGGCGAGCGACAGATGACCCGAGTGAGTTTGGGAGCTCAGGGCGGCCCGTACAGCTTCATCAACCACAg AGCTCAAGTCCCATCAGCCCCCACAGACAGCGTCATCCCCATCAACGACCCGGACACACAG GTGTTTCCGGTCCAGTATCTGGGCTGGCTGGAGGTGCAGGACGCAGATGTGAGGTCAGCGAGGAGCGGCGCAGCGGTCAGCGACTGCATCCAGCAGCTGCATCAGCGCAGAGAGACGGAGAGACGGCGG ACACAGATGATGCTGCTGGTCCTGCAGGACACCACGCTCACCCTCATCCACCCGGCTGACCACACCCTCCTGCACTCTCAGCCAATCAGCTGCATCCGTGTGTGGGGAGTGGGGCGGGGCTTCAGCAG GGATTTTGCGTATGTGGCCTGTGACAAGAACTCGCGTGTGTTGAAATGCCACGTGTTTCAATGTGACAGTCCTGCAGAAAGCGTCGCCAGCAGCCTGAAGCAGATCTGCTCGAAG ATTATGGCTGAACGCAGGAGCATGGGTCCCGTCGCAGGCTCCTCGTCTCAGTTCAGCTCAGATGTTCCTCTGAGAG TAGAGTTTCCAACTCCAAAGACTGACCTACAACACAGTTTCCATGTGCTTTACCTGGGAATGACATCAGTAGTGCGACCTAtag GAATGGATATGATAAATGGAGCAATAGACAGTCTGATGTCCTCCGCAGGGAAAGAGGACTGGACCCCCGTCCTGCTCAATGTTGCTGACGCCACAATTACTGTCGTCAAAGAAAAG gaagaggaagtcaTAGTGGAGTGTCGCGTTCGCTTCCTGTCTTTCATGGGCGTGGGACGTGATGTCCATACGTTTGCCTTCATCATGGACACGGGAAACCAGCACTTCCAGTGTCACGTGTTCTGGTGTGAACCCAACGCGGGAAGCGTGTCTGAGGCCGTGCAGTCAGCCTGTGTG TTGCGGTATCAGAAGTGTCTGGGGAAGTCTGGCTCCTTGACTCCGCCCCCTTCCGACTCCGTCACCCGCCGCGTAACGTCCAGCGTCAAACGCGGCGTCCAATCAATTATAGACACTCTGAAAAAGAAGCCCGCCCCCGAGGTTCCCCACCAATGA
- the LOC132113462 gene encoding amyloid beta precursor protein binding family B member 2-like isoform X1, with amino-acid sequence MMSLQKPPLRRSASTVESTNHGGSLMTPPTSLNLHSSHNQQLSCNTIKEGVVTVSKETQGSKSRQKYVLTNIQKATGLRQNPASLNQSHSSFGRRPAPTKSASSSSLYCSSLSFSTSNPKLAKNGTNLQLKEEQLDLNKNDRNLARSSCDWLEGKDNQKNPTIRRRTKSFLEYHREEEAPNSPDKDTLPEEKHLLPKLEAQTWAKENHVEAHLTLPQNHLLLLASEEEEEEEESPRETLEVHQLDVWPNNERMSHVRDGTAESSGSLGRVRLQRSPLRLKLRRDETEESPEPSLRPEKQEEEEEEEEDSSWTTLSQESPSVETPQDTVVWEERPLAQDVSQEYLWRVSADSSPRDQPVAGDAHAAQEAELWVKRACLPVPCTKAQSERPSSIVSDSSVEPVPSSAASSASSSSLCYEAMGRAASLLNNNHLDLTETRESGARERRGERQMTRVSLGAQGGPYSFINHRAQVPSAPTDSVIPINDPDTQVFPVQYLGWLEVQDADVRSARSGAAVSDCIQQLHQRRETERRRTQMMLLVLQDTTLTLIHPADHTLLHSQPISCIRVWGVGRGFSRDFAYVACDKNSRVLKCHVFQCDSPAESVASSLKQICSKIMAERRSMGPVAGSSSQFSSDVPLRVEFPTPKTDLQHSFHVLYLGMTSVVRPIGMDMINGAIDSLMSSAGKEDWTPVLLNVADATITVVKEKEEEEEVIVECRVRFLSFMGVGRDVHTFAFIMDTGNQHFQCHVFWCEPNAGSVSEAVQSACVLRYQKCLGKSGSLTPPPSDSVTRRVTSSVKRGVQSIIDTLKKKPAPEVPHQ; translated from the exons ATGATGTCACTGCAGAAGCCTCCGCTCAGACGCAGTGCATCGACTGTAGAATCAACCAATCACGGCGGCTCGCTGATGACTCCGCCCACCTCTCTCAACTTACACTCCTCCCACAACCAGCAGCTGAGCTGCAACACCATAAAGGAGGGCGTGGTCACCGTTTCCAAGGAAACGCAAGGCTCGAAGAGTCGTCAGAAATATGTGCTCACCAATATCCAAAAAGCGACAGGTTTGCGCCAAAACCCCGCCTCTTTAAACCAAAGCCACTCCTCCTTTGGCCGTAGACCCGCCCCGACGAAATCCGCCTCCTCTTCTTCTCTCTACTGCTCCTCGCTCTCCTTCTCCACCTCCAATCCCAAACTGGCCAAAAACGGCACGAACCTTCAGCTCAAAGAGGAGCAGCTGGACCTCAACAAGAACGACAGGAACCTGGCGAGGAGCAGCTGTGATTGGCTGGAGGGGAAGGACAACCAGAAGAACCCCACCATCAGGAGGAGGACCAAGAGCTTTCTAGAGTACCATCGAGAAGAGGAGGCCCCGAACAGCCCAGATAAAGACACGCTGCCCGAGGAGAAGCACCTCCTGCCCAAACTAGAGGCGCAGACGTGGGCTAAAGAGAACCACGTGGAGGCGCACCTCACCCTCCCCCAGAACCACCTGCTCCTGCTGGCCagcgaggaagaggaggaggaggaggagagtccTAGAGAGACGCTGGAGGTTCACCAGCTGGACGTCTGGCCCAACAACGAGCGCATGAGCCACGTCAGAGACGGGACGGCGGAAAGCAGCGGTTCTCTGGGAAGAGTGCGACTGCAGAGGAGTCCCTTACGCCTGAAGCTGAGACGAGATGAGACGGAGGAGTCGCCCGAACCCTCGCTGAGACCCGAGaaacaggaggaggaggaggaagaggaagaggactcCAGCTGGACCACGCTGTCACAGGAGAGCCCCTCTGTGGAGACGCCTCAGGACACAG ttgTTTGGGAAGAGCGTCCTCTGGCGCAGGACGTGTCTCAGGAGTATCTTTGGCGTGTTTCTGCTGATTCCTCTCCACGAGATCAGCCTGTGGCTGGCGACGCCCACGCTGCCCAGGAGGCGGAGCTTTGGGTGAAGAGGGCGTGTCTTCCTGTGCCCTGCACTAAAGCACAGAGTGAG cggcCCAGCAGTATCGTGTCGGACAGCTCTGTTGAACCCGTTCCTTCATCTGCAGCCTCTTCAGCCTCCTCTTCCTCACTGTGCTATGAGGCGATGGGACGCGCCGCCAGTCTCCTCAACAACAACCACCTG GACCTGACAGAGACACGCGAGTCCGGCGCAAGAGAGAGACGGGGCGAGCGACAGATGACCCGAGTGAGTTTGGGAGCTCAGGGCGGCCCGTACAGCTTCATCAACCACAg AGCTCAAGTCCCATCAGCCCCCACAGACAGCGTCATCCCCATCAACGACCCGGACACACAG GTGTTTCCGGTCCAGTATCTGGGCTGGCTGGAGGTGCAGGACGCAGATGTGAGGTCAGCGAGGAGCGGCGCAGCGGTCAGCGACTGCATCCAGCAGCTGCATCAGCGCAGAGAGACGGAGAGACGGCGG ACACAGATGATGCTGCTGGTCCTGCAGGACACCACGCTCACCCTCATCCACCCGGCTGACCACACCCTCCTGCACTCTCAGCCAATCAGCTGCATCCGTGTGTGGGGAGTGGGGCGGGGCTTCAGCAG GGATTTTGCGTATGTGGCCTGTGACAAGAACTCGCGTGTGTTGAAATGCCACGTGTTTCAATGTGACAGTCCTGCAGAAAGCGTCGCCAGCAGCCTGAAGCAGATCTGCTCGAAG ATTATGGCTGAACGCAGGAGCATGGGTCCCGTCGCAGGCTCCTCGTCTCAGTTCAGCTCAGATGTTCCTCTGAGAG TAGAGTTTCCAACTCCAAAGACTGACCTACAACACAGTTTCCATGTGCTTTACCTGGGAATGACATCAGTAGTGCGACCTAtag GAATGGATATGATAAATGGAGCAATAGACAGTCTGATGTCCTCCGCAGGGAAAGAGGACTGGACCCCCGTCCTGCTCAATGTTGCTGACGCCACAATTACTGTCGTCAAAGAAAAG gaagaggaagaggaagtcaTAGTGGAGTGTCGCGTTCGCTTCCTGTCTTTCATGGGCGTGGGACGTGATGTCCATACGTTTGCCTTCATCATGGACACGGGAAACCAGCACTTCCAGTGTCACGTGTTCTGGTGTGAACCCAACGCGGGAAGCGTGTCTGAGGCCGTGCAGTCAGCCTGTGTG TTGCGGTATCAGAAGTGTCTGGGGAAGTCTGGCTCCTTGACTCCGCCCCCTTCCGACTCCGTCACCCGCCGCGTAACGTCCAGCGTCAAACGCGGCGTCCAATCAATTATAGACACTCTGAAAAAGAAGCCCGCCCCCGAGGTTCCCCACCAATGA
- the LOC132113462 gene encoding amyloid beta precursor protein binding family B member 2-like isoform X2 produces MMSLQKPPLRRSASTVESTNHGGSLMTPPTSLNLHSSHNQQLSCNTIKEGVVTVSKETQGSKSRQKYVLTNIQKATGLRQNPASLNQSHSSFGRRPAPTKSASSSSLYCSSLSFSTSNPKLAKNGTNLQLKEEQLDLNKNDRNLARSSCDWLEGKDNQKNPTIRRRTKSFLEYHREEEAPNSPDKDTLPEEKHLLPKLEAQTWAKENHVEAHLTLPQNHLLLLASEEEEEEEESPRETLEVHQLDVWPNNERMSHVRDGTAESSGSLGRVRLQRSPLRLKLRRDETEESPEPSLRPEKQEEEEEEEEDSSWTTLSQESPSVETPQDTVVWEERPLAQDVSQEYLWRVSADSSPRDQPVAGDAHAAQEAELWVKRACLPVPCTKAQSERPSSIVSDSSVEPVPSSAASSASSSSLCYEAMGRAASLLNNNHLDLTETRESGARERRGERQMTRVSLGAQGGPYSFINHRAQVPSAPTDSVIPINDPDTQVFPVQYLGWLEVQDADVRSARSGAAVSDCIQQLHQRRETERRRTQMMLLVLQDTTLTLIHPADHTLLHSQPISCIRVWGVGRGFSRDFAYVACDKNSRVLKCHVFQCDSPAESVASSLKQICSKIMAERRSMGPVAGSSSQFSSDVPLREFPTPKTDLQHSFHVLYLGMTSVVRPIGMDMINGAIDSLMSSAGKEDWTPVLLNVADATITVVKEKEEEEEVIVECRVRFLSFMGVGRDVHTFAFIMDTGNQHFQCHVFWCEPNAGSVSEAVQSACVLRYQKCLGKSGSLTPPPSDSVTRRVTSSVKRGVQSIIDTLKKKPAPEVPHQ; encoded by the exons ATGATGTCACTGCAGAAGCCTCCGCTCAGACGCAGTGCATCGACTGTAGAATCAACCAATCACGGCGGCTCGCTGATGACTCCGCCCACCTCTCTCAACTTACACTCCTCCCACAACCAGCAGCTGAGCTGCAACACCATAAAGGAGGGCGTGGTCACCGTTTCCAAGGAAACGCAAGGCTCGAAGAGTCGTCAGAAATATGTGCTCACCAATATCCAAAAAGCGACAGGTTTGCGCCAAAACCCCGCCTCTTTAAACCAAAGCCACTCCTCCTTTGGCCGTAGACCCGCCCCGACGAAATCCGCCTCCTCTTCTTCTCTCTACTGCTCCTCGCTCTCCTTCTCCACCTCCAATCCCAAACTGGCCAAAAACGGCACGAACCTTCAGCTCAAAGAGGAGCAGCTGGACCTCAACAAGAACGACAGGAACCTGGCGAGGAGCAGCTGTGATTGGCTGGAGGGGAAGGACAACCAGAAGAACCCCACCATCAGGAGGAGGACCAAGAGCTTTCTAGAGTACCATCGAGAAGAGGAGGCCCCGAACAGCCCAGATAAAGACACGCTGCCCGAGGAGAAGCACCTCCTGCCCAAACTAGAGGCGCAGACGTGGGCTAAAGAGAACCACGTGGAGGCGCACCTCACCCTCCCCCAGAACCACCTGCTCCTGCTGGCCagcgaggaagaggaggaggaggaggagagtccTAGAGAGACGCTGGAGGTTCACCAGCTGGACGTCTGGCCCAACAACGAGCGCATGAGCCACGTCAGAGACGGGACGGCGGAAAGCAGCGGTTCTCTGGGAAGAGTGCGACTGCAGAGGAGTCCCTTACGCCTGAAGCTGAGACGAGATGAGACGGAGGAGTCGCCCGAACCCTCGCTGAGACCCGAGaaacaggaggaggaggaggaagaggaagaggactcCAGCTGGACCACGCTGTCACAGGAGAGCCCCTCTGTGGAGACGCCTCAGGACACAG ttgTTTGGGAAGAGCGTCCTCTGGCGCAGGACGTGTCTCAGGAGTATCTTTGGCGTGTTTCTGCTGATTCCTCTCCACGAGATCAGCCTGTGGCTGGCGACGCCCACGCTGCCCAGGAGGCGGAGCTTTGGGTGAAGAGGGCGTGTCTTCCTGTGCCCTGCACTAAAGCACAGAGTGAG cggcCCAGCAGTATCGTGTCGGACAGCTCTGTTGAACCCGTTCCTTCATCTGCAGCCTCTTCAGCCTCCTCTTCCTCACTGTGCTATGAGGCGATGGGACGCGCCGCCAGTCTCCTCAACAACAACCACCTG GACCTGACAGAGACACGCGAGTCCGGCGCAAGAGAGAGACGGGGCGAGCGACAGATGACCCGAGTGAGTTTGGGAGCTCAGGGCGGCCCGTACAGCTTCATCAACCACAg AGCTCAAGTCCCATCAGCCCCCACAGACAGCGTCATCCCCATCAACGACCCGGACACACAG GTGTTTCCGGTCCAGTATCTGGGCTGGCTGGAGGTGCAGGACGCAGATGTGAGGTCAGCGAGGAGCGGCGCAGCGGTCAGCGACTGCATCCAGCAGCTGCATCAGCGCAGAGAGACGGAGAGACGGCGG ACACAGATGATGCTGCTGGTCCTGCAGGACACCACGCTCACCCTCATCCACCCGGCTGACCACACCCTCCTGCACTCTCAGCCAATCAGCTGCATCCGTGTGTGGGGAGTGGGGCGGGGCTTCAGCAG GGATTTTGCGTATGTGGCCTGTGACAAGAACTCGCGTGTGTTGAAATGCCACGTGTTTCAATGTGACAGTCCTGCAGAAAGCGTCGCCAGCAGCCTGAAGCAGATCTGCTCGAAG ATTATGGCTGAACGCAGGAGCATGGGTCCCGTCGCAGGCTCCTCGTCTCAGTTCAGCTCAGATGTTCCTCTGAGAG AGTTTCCAACTCCAAAGACTGACCTACAACACAGTTTCCATGTGCTTTACCTGGGAATGACATCAGTAGTGCGACCTAtag GAATGGATATGATAAATGGAGCAATAGACAGTCTGATGTCCTCCGCAGGGAAAGAGGACTGGACCCCCGTCCTGCTCAATGTTGCTGACGCCACAATTACTGTCGTCAAAGAAAAG gaagaggaagaggaagtcaTAGTGGAGTGTCGCGTTCGCTTCCTGTCTTTCATGGGCGTGGGACGTGATGTCCATACGTTTGCCTTCATCATGGACACGGGAAACCAGCACTTCCAGTGTCACGTGTTCTGGTGTGAACCCAACGCGGGAAGCGTGTCTGAGGCCGTGCAGTCAGCCTGTGTG TTGCGGTATCAGAAGTGTCTGGGGAAGTCTGGCTCCTTGACTCCGCCCCCTTCCGACTCCGTCACCCGCCGCGTAACGTCCAGCGTCAAACGCGGCGTCCAATCAATTATAGACACTCTGAAAAAGAAGCCCGCCCCCGAGGTTCCCCACCAATGA
- the LOC132113462 gene encoding amyloid beta precursor protein binding family B member 2-like isoform X5 — MAERRSMGPVAGSSSQFSSDVPLRVEFPTPKTDLQHSFHVLYLGMTSVVRPIGMDMINGAIDSLMSSAGKEDWTPVLLNVADATITVVKEKEEEEEVIVECRVRFLSFMGVGRDVHTFAFIMDTGNQHFQCHVFWCEPNAGSVSEAVQSACVLRYQKCLGKSGSLTPPPSDSVTRRVTSSVKRGVQSIIDTLKKKPAPEVPHQ; from the exons ATGGCTGAACGCAGGAGCATGGGTCCCGTCGCAGGCTCCTCGTCTCAGTTCAGCTCAGATGTTCCTCTGAGAG TAGAGTTTCCAACTCCAAAGACTGACCTACAACACAGTTTCCATGTGCTTTACCTGGGAATGACATCAGTAGTGCGACCTAtag GAATGGATATGATAAATGGAGCAATAGACAGTCTGATGTCCTCCGCAGGGAAAGAGGACTGGACCCCCGTCCTGCTCAATGTTGCTGACGCCACAATTACTGTCGTCAAAGAAAAG gaagaggaagaggaagtcaTAGTGGAGTGTCGCGTTCGCTTCCTGTCTTTCATGGGCGTGGGACGTGATGTCCATACGTTTGCCTTCATCATGGACACGGGAAACCAGCACTTCCAGTGTCACGTGTTCTGGTGTGAACCCAACGCGGGAAGCGTGTCTGAGGCCGTGCAGTCAGCCTGTGTG TTGCGGTATCAGAAGTGTCTGGGGAAGTCTGGCTCCTTGACTCCGCCCCCTTCCGACTCCGTCACCCGCCGCGTAACGTCCAGCGTCAAACGCGGCGTCCAATCAATTATAGACACTCTGAAAAAGAAGCCCGCCCCCGAGGTTCCCCACCAATGA
- the LOC132113462 gene encoding amyloid beta precursor protein binding family B member 2-like isoform X4, giving the protein MMSLQKPPLRRSASTVESTNHGGSLMTPPTSLNLHSSHNQQLSCNTIKEGVVTVSKETQGSKSRQKYVLTNIQKATGLRQNPASLNQSHSSFGRRPAPTKSASSSSLYCSSLSFSTSNPKLAKNGTNLQLKEEQLDLNKNDRNLARSSCDWLEGKDNQKNPTIRRRTKSFLEYHREEEAPNSPDKDTLPEEKHLLPKLEAQTWAKENHVEAHLTLPQNHLLLLASEEEEEEEESPRETLEVHQLDVWPNNERMSHVRDGTAESSGSLGRVRLQRSPLRLKLRRDETEESPEPSLRPEKQEEEEEEEEDSSWTTLSQESPSVETPQDTVVWEERPLAQDVSQEYLWRVSADSSPRDQPVAGDAHAAQEAELWVKRACLPVPCTKAQSERPSSIVSDSSVEPVPSSAASSASSSSLCYEAMGRAASLLNNNHLDLTETRESGARERRGERQMTRVSLGAQGGPYSFINHRAQVPSAPTDSVIPINDPDTQVFPVQYLGWLEVQDADVRSARSGAAVSDCIQQLHQRRETERRRTQMMLLVLQDTTLTLIHPADHTLLHSQPISCIRVWGVGRGFSRDFAYVACDKNSRVLKCHVFQCDSPAESVASSLKQICSKIMAERRSMGPVAGSSSQFSSDVPLREFPTPKTDLQHSFHVLYLGMTSVVRPIGMDMINGAIDSLMSSAGKEDWTPVLLNVADATITVVKEKEEEVIVECRVRFLSFMGVGRDVHTFAFIMDTGNQHFQCHVFWCEPNAGSVSEAVQSACVLRYQKCLGKSGSLTPPPSDSVTRRVTSSVKRGVQSIIDTLKKKPAPEVPHQ; this is encoded by the exons ATGATGTCACTGCAGAAGCCTCCGCTCAGACGCAGTGCATCGACTGTAGAATCAACCAATCACGGCGGCTCGCTGATGACTCCGCCCACCTCTCTCAACTTACACTCCTCCCACAACCAGCAGCTGAGCTGCAACACCATAAAGGAGGGCGTGGTCACCGTTTCCAAGGAAACGCAAGGCTCGAAGAGTCGTCAGAAATATGTGCTCACCAATATCCAAAAAGCGACAGGTTTGCGCCAAAACCCCGCCTCTTTAAACCAAAGCCACTCCTCCTTTGGCCGTAGACCCGCCCCGACGAAATCCGCCTCCTCTTCTTCTCTCTACTGCTCCTCGCTCTCCTTCTCCACCTCCAATCCCAAACTGGCCAAAAACGGCACGAACCTTCAGCTCAAAGAGGAGCAGCTGGACCTCAACAAGAACGACAGGAACCTGGCGAGGAGCAGCTGTGATTGGCTGGAGGGGAAGGACAACCAGAAGAACCCCACCATCAGGAGGAGGACCAAGAGCTTTCTAGAGTACCATCGAGAAGAGGAGGCCCCGAACAGCCCAGATAAAGACACGCTGCCCGAGGAGAAGCACCTCCTGCCCAAACTAGAGGCGCAGACGTGGGCTAAAGAGAACCACGTGGAGGCGCACCTCACCCTCCCCCAGAACCACCTGCTCCTGCTGGCCagcgaggaagaggaggaggaggaggagagtccTAGAGAGACGCTGGAGGTTCACCAGCTGGACGTCTGGCCCAACAACGAGCGCATGAGCCACGTCAGAGACGGGACGGCGGAAAGCAGCGGTTCTCTGGGAAGAGTGCGACTGCAGAGGAGTCCCTTACGCCTGAAGCTGAGACGAGATGAGACGGAGGAGTCGCCCGAACCCTCGCTGAGACCCGAGaaacaggaggaggaggaggaagaggaagaggactcCAGCTGGACCACGCTGTCACAGGAGAGCCCCTCTGTGGAGACGCCTCAGGACACAG ttgTTTGGGAAGAGCGTCCTCTGGCGCAGGACGTGTCTCAGGAGTATCTTTGGCGTGTTTCTGCTGATTCCTCTCCACGAGATCAGCCTGTGGCTGGCGACGCCCACGCTGCCCAGGAGGCGGAGCTTTGGGTGAAGAGGGCGTGTCTTCCTGTGCCCTGCACTAAAGCACAGAGTGAG cggcCCAGCAGTATCGTGTCGGACAGCTCTGTTGAACCCGTTCCTTCATCTGCAGCCTCTTCAGCCTCCTCTTCCTCACTGTGCTATGAGGCGATGGGACGCGCCGCCAGTCTCCTCAACAACAACCACCTG GACCTGACAGAGACACGCGAGTCCGGCGCAAGAGAGAGACGGGGCGAGCGACAGATGACCCGAGTGAGTTTGGGAGCTCAGGGCGGCCCGTACAGCTTCATCAACCACAg AGCTCAAGTCCCATCAGCCCCCACAGACAGCGTCATCCCCATCAACGACCCGGACACACAG GTGTTTCCGGTCCAGTATCTGGGCTGGCTGGAGGTGCAGGACGCAGATGTGAGGTCAGCGAGGAGCGGCGCAGCGGTCAGCGACTGCATCCAGCAGCTGCATCAGCGCAGAGAGACGGAGAGACGGCGG ACACAGATGATGCTGCTGGTCCTGCAGGACACCACGCTCACCCTCATCCACCCGGCTGACCACACCCTCCTGCACTCTCAGCCAATCAGCTGCATCCGTGTGTGGGGAGTGGGGCGGGGCTTCAGCAG GGATTTTGCGTATGTGGCCTGTGACAAGAACTCGCGTGTGTTGAAATGCCACGTGTTTCAATGTGACAGTCCTGCAGAAAGCGTCGCCAGCAGCCTGAAGCAGATCTGCTCGAAG ATTATGGCTGAACGCAGGAGCATGGGTCCCGTCGCAGGCTCCTCGTCTCAGTTCAGCTCAGATGTTCCTCTGAGAG AGTTTCCAACTCCAAAGACTGACCTACAACACAGTTTCCATGTGCTTTACCTGGGAATGACATCAGTAGTGCGACCTAtag GAATGGATATGATAAATGGAGCAATAGACAGTCTGATGTCCTCCGCAGGGAAAGAGGACTGGACCCCCGTCCTGCTCAATGTTGCTGACGCCACAATTACTGTCGTCAAAGAAAAG gaagaggaagtcaTAGTGGAGTGTCGCGTTCGCTTCCTGTCTTTCATGGGCGTGGGACGTGATGTCCATACGTTTGCCTTCATCATGGACACGGGAAACCAGCACTTCCAGTGTCACGTGTTCTGGTGTGAACCCAACGCGGGAAGCGTGTCTGAGGCCGTGCAGTCAGCCTGTGTG TTGCGGTATCAGAAGTGTCTGGGGAAGTCTGGCTCCTTGACTCCGCCCCCTTCCGACTCCGTCACCCGCCGCGTAACGTCCAGCGTCAAACGCGGCGTCCAATCAATTATAGACACTCTGAAAAAGAAGCCCGCCCCCGAGGTTCCCCACCAATGA